The Leifsonia xyli genomic sequence GCGCGGCCGCCGTCGCCCTGAACGAGGACATCGACGCCTCCCTCGAGAGCATCGCCGCCCGCGCCGGCCTCAGCCGACGCGCCGTGTACGGCCACTTCGCCACGCGCGACGAGCTCCTGGTCGAGGTCTTCACGCGCGGCGCGCGCCGCTTGGCGGCGCTGCTCGACCCGGTATCGCATCCCGATCCCCTGGTCGAGATCGCGCTGTTCGGCGCGACGCTCTGGGCGGAGGTCGAGCACGTGCGGGTCAGCGCGGCCCTCGCGGTCCGCGGCCCGCACCGCGCCATGGTCGGCACCGCGCTCGACCCGGCGCGCGAGCGGCTGCGCGAGACGGTCGGCCGCGGCATGGAGTCGGGCCGCATCCGCACCGACCTCGACCGCGAGACGGTCACCCGGCTGATCGAGAACGCCGCAGTCTCTGTGCTCGACGAGGCGACCCGCGCGCGCCTCACCCCGGAGGCCGGGCACCGGCTGGTCATGCTCGCCGGTCTCGGCGCGGCGGGAATGGGCTGGCGCGAGGCGGGCGAGCTGATCACCTCGACTCCCGAGCTGGCGTTCGGCGCTCCGACCGCGGGAGGTGCGCGATGAAGGTCGTCCTCGACCGGGTCGCTAAGGGCGCAGCCCTGCCGCCGACCTCCGCCGCCTTCGAGACCGGCCGCGCCACCCTCGCGCGCGCGGAGACCGAACAGCGACCCACCGTGCTCGGTCTCATCGCGTCCGGGAGGATGCGCCCCGACGCCGGCGAGGTCACCATCGACGGCGCCGCCGACTACAGCGCGATGCGCCGGAGGATCGCGCTCGTGGACGCCCCCGACGTCTCCGAGCCCACCTCCGACGTGACGGTGTCGGGCATCGTCGCCGAGGAGTTGATGTTCGCCGGGCGCCCGTCGCATCCCATCGCCGTCGGCCGGTGCTTGCGCGACCTCGGCGCGTCCGAGTGGTCCCGCGCCTCCATCGGCACCGTGCCGCCGACCGTCCGCATCCGCCTGCTCGCCGAGCTGGCTCTGCTGCGGAAGGGCGTCGAGGCGCTCGTGCTCGTGTCCCCCGACCGCCACGGCGGCGACCCGGTCGAGTGGTGGCGCTTCGCGCGCGAGCTCGCCGGGCGCGGCATCGCCGTGCTGGTGGTCGCCGGCGATGCCTCCGCTGCCGCCATCGCGGCCGCCTCGTTCGTCGAGCGCTTCGACGAGACCGAACCTGAAACCTTCGACGAAGACCCCGGCCGGGACGACACCGACGATCTCCCGGGCCACGTTGTGGAGAGCGAATGAAGATCCCGCAGATGATCGCGGCGGAGTTCCGCCGCCTGACCGCCAGCCCCATGTCCATCGTGGCGCTCATCGCCCTGATGTGCGTGCCGGTGCTCTACGGCGGCCTATACCTGTGGGCGAACCAGAACCCGTACGCCAACCTCGACCGCATCCCGGCCGCCATCGTGGTGGACGACACCGGCGCGACCGTCGACGGCGAGACCGTGAACTACGGGGACCAGGTGGCCGACCAGCTGATCCAGGACGGGTCGTTCCAATGGCACCGCGTCGCGAAGGGCTCCGCCGCGAGCGGAGTCGACGACTCGAAGTACGACTTCAGCATCACGTTCCCGGAGGACTTCTCGTCGGCCCTCGCCTCCGCCTCGGGGACCGACCCGCACCGCGCCGTCGTGACGCTCACGACGAACGACACCAACAGCTACCTCGCATCGACCATCGGGACACAGGCGGCCGAGAAGATCCGCACCTCCATCGTCAAGCAGGTCAACGAGCAGGCGGCGAAGCAGTTCCTCCTCGGCCTCGCCGACATCCGCTCGAATCTGGTGACGGCGGTGGATGGGGCGAACCAGCTCGTCGACGGCAGCGCGAGCGCCCAGTCCGGCGCCTCGCAGCTCGCGGACGGGACCGCGCAGCTCGCGTCCGGGTCGCAGGAACTGGCGGACAAGCTGGGGCAGCTCGCGTCCGGCGCCCAGCAGGTGAGCGACGGCGCGGCCCAGGTGGCGGCCGGAAACGACCAGCTGGCCGCGAAGGCGAACCAGGCGGGTGCGGCCGCTTCGCAGATCGCCGCTGAGGCTCCCGCAGCGCAGCAGGACCTGCTGAACCGGCTGGCCGCGGCCGGCGCGACGCCGGAGCAGCTCGACCAGGTGAAGGCCGTGTTCGCCGACCTCGACACGAAAGTCCAGTCCGGGAACTCCGACATCCAGACCGCCGTCGGCCAGATCAACCAGCTGGCGTCCGGCGCCGACCAGGTCGCGGGCGGGGCCGCGCAGGTCGCCTCCGGCTCGCAGGCCGCGGCGGCGGGATCCTCGCAGCTGGCCAGCGGCGCCTCGTCCGCCGCCACCGGCGCCGCCCAGCTGCGCGACGGACTGACCACCTTGCACGACGGCACCACGAAGCTGCGCGACGGCCTGCAGAGCGGCGTGAAGCAGATCCCGGACTCGTCCCCGTCCCTGCAGAAGAAGCAGGCGTCGACGATCGCCGACCCGGTGAACCTCAAGAACGACTCCATCACGTCCGCCGGCACGTACGGGGCCGGACTCGCGCCGTTCTTCGTCGCCCTGGCGGCCTGGATCGGAATCTACGCACTGTTCCTCATCGTGAAGCCGGTGTCGCGCCGGGCGATCACCGCTCTGCACTCGCCGATCAAGATCACGCTGGCGGGCTGGCTGACGCCCGGACTGCTCGGCGCCATCCAGATGATCGGGCTGTTCGCGATCGTCGCGGGCGCCCTCGGCTTCCGCATCGACAACCCGCTCGGGATGTACGGGCTGATGGGGCTCGCGTCGGTCACCTTCGCCGCGATCATCCTGGCGCTGAACGTCTGGCTCGGAAGCGTCGGACAGTTCCTCGGCCTCGTACTGATGGTGCTTCAGCTGGTCACGGCGGGCGGCACGTTCCCCTGGCAGACCCTGCCCGGTCCGCTCGCGGCGCTGCATCACGCGTTGCCCATGTCGTACGCGGTCGACGGCATCCGCCAGCTGATGTACGGCGGCAATCCGGCGACGGCTTGGGCGGACGCGGGCGTGCTGGCGCTGTGGATGCTCGTCGCGCTGCTCATCGCGGCGATCGGGGTGACACGGATGACGCACTTCCGCACGCTCCGCGACCTGCGCCCGTCGCTCATCGGCTGAGCCCGGAAGTCTGGCGGGCCGCCACCCGGCGGGGCTAGGGTGGCGCCCACCAGCATCCGATCCGAGGAGGACGACCATGGCCGATCTCGAAGTCCAGGCGGCGCTCTCGCAGGCGCGTCAGGCGGCGAGCGCCGCGAGCTACGACATCCAGAAGCTGTCCGAGGACTCGATCGAGCGGCAGGCGCTCCACAACCTCATCACGGCGGTGGACTCCATCATCCAGGCCCTGGACGCGGACTCCGACTGACGGCGTCCGTCCGGGTCAGCGCGTGCGGCGACAGTGGCCGGCGCTAGGGTGGCCGCGTGACCGATCCTCTGCGCATCCTGCACCTCTCCGACACCCATCTGTACGGTGACGGCCGCCTGCACTACGGGATCGTCGACACGCTCGCAGGGCTCGACCGCGTCCTCGCCCGCGCATCGGTGCTGAGCGACGTGGATGTGGTGGTCGCGTCCGGCGACCTCTCGGACGACGGCACGGTCGACTCCTATCGCCGGCTCAAGGGCACACTGGAGCCGTGGGCCGCCGAGCGCGGTGCGGCGATCGTGTACGCGATGGGCAACCACGATCGGCGCGAGGGTTTCGAGGAGGTGCTCGGCGAGCGCGAGACGGTCACGATCGTCCGCGGCTTCCGGGTGGTGACCGTCGACACGTCCGTGCCGGGCGCGGGCTATGGCCATGTCTCGGAGGAGCAGTTCGACTGGCTGCGGGAGGTGCTGACCGAGCCCGCGGAGAACGGGACCGTCGTCGTCCTCCACCATCCGCCCGTTCCCCCGACGACGGTGCTGTTCGAGCCGCTCCGCCTGGTCGACCCGGAGTCCCTGCTGGGGGTGTGCGCGACAGGGGATGTCCGGCTGATCCTCGCCGGGCACTTCCACCACGGGCTGGTCACCGAGGCGGGGGATGCGGGTATCCCGGTGGTGGTCGCGCCGGCCGTCGCGAATACCACCGACGTTCTCTGGCCGCCCCCGCGTGAGCGGGCCGTGCGCGGCGCCGGCTTCGCGTGGGTGCAGCTGCCGGCCGAGGG encodes the following:
- a CDS encoding TetR family transcriptional regulator — translated: MPTSSTRAPRRDAAANREAILGAAAVALNEDIDASLESIAARAGLSRRAVYGHFATRDELLVEVFTRGARRLAALLDPVSHPDPLVEIALFGATLWAEVEHVRVSAALAVRGPHRAMVGTALDPARERLRETVGRGMESGRIRTDLDRETVTRLIENAAVSVLDEATRARLTPEAGHRLVMLAGLGAAGMGWREAGELITSTPELAFGAPTAGGAR